A single genomic interval of Oryza sativa Japonica Group chromosome 7, ASM3414082v1 harbors:
- the LOC4343900 gene encoding oligouridylate-binding protein 1, whose amino-acid sequence MLPQQQQQQKQQAAALMPPSMYAMPPPPPLHHHHHPLLAAAPPQQQIEPILTGNLPPGFDTSTCRSVYVGNVHVQVTEALLREVFQSTGLVEGCKLIRKEKSSYGFVDYYDRRSAALSILTLNGKQIFGQLIRVNWAYASGQREDTTDHFNIFVGDLSPEVTDSALFAFFSGYSSCSDARVMWDQKTGRSRGYGFVSFRNQQDAQSAINDLNGQWLGSRQIRCNWATKGASNGEQQTSDSKNVADLTNNLTEDGKEKANEDAPENNPQYRTVYVGNLAHEVTQDVLHRLFHALGAGAIEEVRIQLGKGFGFVRYSNHAEAALAIQMGNGRILGGKPIKCSWGNKPTPPGTTSAPLPPPAAPSVTAADLLEYQRSLALSKMVSSQALMQAQAQQHLKQAMGMGAGVSQAMYDASFPNVGPSQQQLMYY is encoded by the exons ATgctgccgcagcagcagcagcagcagaagcagcaggcggcggcgctgatgCCGCCGTCCATGTACGcgatgccgccaccgccgccgctccaccaccaccaccacccgctcctcgccgccgcgccgccccagCAGCAG atAGAGCCAATCCTTACTGGAAATCTGCCTCCTGGCTTTGATACGAGTACATGCCGCAGTGT atATGTTGGCAATGTTCATGTTCAAGTCACAGAGGCACTTCTCCGAGAGGTTTTTCAGAGTACTGGTTTAGTTGAAGGATGCAAGCTTATACGAAAAGAGAAG TCATCTTATGGCTTTGTTGACTACTATGACCGCAGATCAGCTGCATTATCAATTTTGACACTTAATGGAAAGCAAAT TTTTGGGCAGCTTATCAGAGTTAATTGGGCATATGCTAGTGGGCAGAGGGAGGACACAACAG ACCATTTCAATATTTTTGTTGGTGATCTTAGCCCAGAGGTTACTGATTCCGCATTATTTGCATTCTTCTCTGGATATTCCAGTTGCTC TGATGCCCGAGTTATGTGGGATCAAAAGACTGGAAGATCTAGAGGTTATGGCTTTGTTTCCTTCAGGAATCAACAG GATGCACAAAGTGCCATAAATGACCTAAATG GACAATGGCTTGGAAGTCGGCAGATACGCTGCAACTGGGCAACAAAGGGTGCCAGCAATGGCGAGCAGCAGACTTCAGATTCAAAAAACGTAGCTGATCTGACTAACAATTTGACAG AAGACGGGAAGGAGAAAGCAAATGAAGATGCCCCAGAGAACAATCCACAGTACAGAACTGTTTATGTTGGAAACCTTGCTCACGAG GTTACTCAAGATGTGCTCCATCGTCTTTTCCACGCACTTGGAGCTGGGGCCATTGAGGAGGTCCGGATCCAGCTTGGCAAAGGATTTGGCTTCGTCAGATACAGCAACCACGCAGAAGCCGCCCTCGCAATCCAGATGGGAAACGGTCGCATTCTAGGTGGTAAACCAATCAAG TGTTCCTGGGGCAACAAGCCGACGCCACCCGGCACCACGTCGGCGCCTCTGccccctcccgccgctcccagcGTGACGGCGGCCGATCTCCTCGAGTACCAGCGCAGCCTCGCCTTGAGCAAGATGGTGTCAAGCCAGGCGCTGATGCAGGCTCAGGCACAGCAGCATCTGAAGCAGGCAATGGGGATGGGTGCAGGCGTGAGCCAGGCCATGTATGATGCCAGCTTCCCCAACGTTGgcccctcgcagcagcagctcaTGTACTACTGA
- the LOC4343901 gene encoding uncharacterized protein, with product MASAVVAKPPAAAPASRRRCFVFVERAAAAAVGVNAAIAAVDDHRPVPAAAAAAMDDVVGRVARPARPSARAIMEGTHKQISSGGASGGYCTVPWCSICTGNNPFAIAEFLLCCNLCGVPLAGRPSFIYIGEKAFCKEECRSRYVVEEALREAREEKRRAAAAAAASPEKKKEAAAARKGGEECREGSIFFICADDL from the exons ATGGCCTCCGCCGTCGTAGCCAagccaccggccgccgctccggcgagccgccgccgatgcTTCGTCTTCGtagagcgcgccgccgccgccgccgtcggcgtcaACGCGGCGATCGCTGCCGTCGATGACCACCGCCCAGttccggccgcggccgccgccgccatggacgacgTCGTCGGCCGCGTCGCGCGGCCTGCGCGCCCCAGCGCGCGCGCCATCATGGAGGGGACGCACAAGCAGATCAGCTCCGGCGGCGCCTCGGGCGGCTACTGCACCGTGCCGTGGTGCAGCATCTGCACCGGGAATAACCCGTTCGCCATTGCCGAGTTCTTGCTGTGCTGCAACCTCTGCGGCGtccctctcgccggccgccCCAGCTTCATCTACAT TGGAGAGAAGGCGTTCTGCAAGGAGGAGTGCAGGTCGAGGTacgtggtggaggaggcgctGCGCGAGGCGAGGGAGGAgaagcgccgcgccgccgccgccgccgccgcgtcgccggagaagaagaaggaggcggcggcggcgaggaagggcgGGGAGGAGTGCAGGGAGGGGAGCATCTTCTTCATCTGCGCCGACGACCTGTGA
- the LOC4343902 gene encoding DNA-directed RNA polymerases II, IV and V subunit 9A isoform X1 produces MAMSALKFCGECSNMLYPREDKETHTLLYACNSCEHQEPATDTCVYKRVLRKPAGEPKDILKDAATDPTLPRTRSIKCYNCGHPEAAFFQAPTKGEKGLTLYFICCNPSCGHRWRD; encoded by the exons ATGGCCATGAGCGCCCTCAAGTTCTGCGGCGAATG cagcaacatgCTCTACCCGCGGGAGGACAAGGAGACGCACACCCTGCTCTACGCCTGCAATTCCTGCGAGCACCAG GAGCCTGCCACTGACACTTGTGTGTACAAAAGGGTTCTCCGTAAACCTGCTGGGGAACCCAAAGATATCCTAAAAGATGCAGCAACTGATCCCACCCTGCCTCGCACCAGAAGTATTAAATGTTACAACTGTGGCCATCCAGAGGCTGCTTTTTTTCAG GCTCCAACTAAGGGGGAGAAAGGCCTGACACTGTACTTCATCTGCTGCAACCCAAGCTGTGGTCACAGGTGGAGGGATTGA
- the LOC4343902 gene encoding DNA-directed RNA polymerases II, IV and V subunit 9A isoform X2 — protein sequence MAMSALKFCGECNMLYPREDKETHTLLYACNSCEHQEPATDTCVYKRVLRKPAGEPKDILKDAATDPTLPRTRSIKCYNCGHPEAAFFQAPTKGEKGLTLYFICCNPSCGHRWRD from the exons ATGGCCATGAGCGCCCTCAAGTTCTGCGGCGAATG caacatgCTCTACCCGCGGGAGGACAAGGAGACGCACACCCTGCTCTACGCCTGCAATTCCTGCGAGCACCAG GAGCCTGCCACTGACACTTGTGTGTACAAAAGGGTTCTCCGTAAACCTGCTGGGGAACCCAAAGATATCCTAAAAGATGCAGCAACTGATCCCACCCTGCCTCGCACCAGAAGTATTAAATGTTACAACTGTGGCCATCCAGAGGCTGCTTTTTTTCAG GCTCCAACTAAGGGGGAGAAAGGCCTGACACTGTACTTCATCTGCTGCAACCCAAGCTGTGGTCACAGGTGGAGGGATTGA
- the LOC4343903 gene encoding protein FAR1-RELATED SEQUENCE 5 isoform X1, with translation MRVWLGRVGGGDAMMHMLVAPDGGGGGEMPPPYGGAAAAPPPPMEQELELHRDNADDGLDGHVRCLRCGISGNATPHMRRGPDGPRTLCNACGIAYRKGKMRRMIEAEPPIDEAALAKLVPEVGMEFESEDKAYEFYNKYAGHVGFSVRKSTSHKSSGNITKVRTFVCSREGYNRDKKSLEAKKPRLDTRIGCPARLIIKVTPESKYRVTDFKADHNHQLAPPSTMHMLRSQRILTELQSGEAELSDDSVMTPTTKATGDLVVRQIGFLRSISLLPADYKNYLRSKRMKAMQLGDGGAILKYLQTMQMENPAFFYTMQIDEDDKLTNFFWADPKSREDFNYFGDVLCLDTTYKINGYGRPLSLFLGVNHHKQTIVFGAAMLYDESFESYRWLFESFKIAMHGKQPAVALVDQSIPLASAMAAAWPNTTQRTCAWHVYQNSLKHLNHVFQGSKTFAKDFSRCVFGYEEEEEFLFAWRSMLEKYDLRHNEWLSKLFDERERWALAYERHIFCADIISALQAESFSSVLKKFLGPQLDLLSFFKHYERAVDEHRYAELQADFQASQSYPRIPPAKMLKQAAHTYTPVVFEIFRKEFELFMDSVLFSCGEAGATSEYKVAPSEKPKEHFVRFDSSDCSCICTCRKFEFMGIPCCHMLKVLDYRNIKELPQRYLLKRWRRTAKSANEENQGTLLFLICMRIHFAEAHDAGDLNLNIIPSARCLLHDTGVEAVRTGHAELPRIKVSNL, from the exons ATGCGAGTGTGGCTTGGCAgggttggtggtggtgatgcCATGATGCACATGCTGGTGGCCCccgatggaggcggcggaggggagatgccgccgccgtacgggggagccgcggcggcgccgccgccgccgatggagcAGGAGCTGGAGCTCCACCGCGACAACGCCGACGACGGCCTCGACGGCCACGTGCG GTGCTTGAGGTGTGGTATATCCGGCAACGCGACGCCCCATATGCGCCGCGGCCCTGATGGCCCAAGAACTCTCTGTAATGCGTGCGGCATTGCGTACAGAAAG GGGAAAATGAGACGAATGATAGAAGCTGAACCACCTATAGATGAAGCTGCACTTGCTAAGCTGGTTCCTGAGGTAGGCATGGAATTTGAGAGTGAGGACAAGGCCTATGAATTCTACAACAAATATgctggacatgttggttttagTGTTCGGAAAAGTACATCACACAAATCTTCCGGAAATATTACCAAAGTAAGGACTTTTGTTTGCTCAAGGGAAGGTTACAACAGGGACAAAAAATCATTGGAAGCAAAGAAGCCAAGGCTGGATACAAGAATTGGTTGTCCAGCGCGGTTGATTATTAAAGTCACACCAGAGAGTAAATACAGAGTCACTGACTTCAAAGCGGACCACAATCATCAGCTGGCCCCTCCTTCGACAATGCATATGTTAAGGTCACAGAGGATATTGACAGAACTTCAGTCTGGGGAAGCAGAATTGTCAGATGATTCTGTCATGACACCTACAACAAAAGCAACCGGTGATCTTGTTGTGAGACAAATTGGTTTCCTTCGAAGTATCTCTCTCCTCCCAGCAGATTATAAGAATTATCTCCGTTCAAAGCGTATGAAGGCTATGCAACTCGGTGATGGTGGCGCAATATTGAAATATTTGCAGACAATGCAAATGGAAAATCCTGCTTTCTTTTACACCATGCAGATTGATGAAGACGACAAGCTAACCAACTTCTTTTGGGCTGACCCAAAATCTAGAGAAGACTTCAACTACTTTGGTGATGTCCTCTGTCTAGACACAACTTACAAAATAAATGGATATGGCAGACCATTGTCATTATTCCTCGGAGTGAATCATCACAAACAAACAATTGTTTTTGGTGCAGCTATGCTTTATGATGAATCATTTGAGTCATATAGGTGGCTGTTTGAGAGTTTTAAGATTGCTATGCATGGAAAACAACCAGCGGTAGCTTTAGTAGATCAATCTATTCCACTTGCTAGTGCAATGGCAGCAGCATGGCCAAATACTACTCAAAGAACTTGTGCTTGGCATGTATATCAGAACTCTCTTAAGCACCTTAATCATGTTTTCCAAGGTTCAAAAACATTTGCAAAGGATTTTAGCAGATGTGTATTTGGCtatgaggaagaggaagaattCTTGTTTGCCTGGAGAAGCATGCTAGAAAAGTATGATCTTAGGCATAATGAGTGGCTGTCTAAATTGTTTGATGAAAGGGAAAGATGGGCTTTGGCATATGAGAGACATATATTTTGTGCTGACATAATAAGTGCACTTCAAGCTGAAAGCTTCAGTAGTGTTCTGAAAAAGTTCTTGGGCCCTCAACTGGATTTACTGTCCTTCTTCAAGCATTATGAAAGAGCCGTAGATGAGCACCGCTATGCTGAGCTCCAAGCTGACTTCCAAGCTAGTCAAAGTTATCCAAGAATACCCCCAGCCAAGATGTTAAAGCAAGCTGCCCATACATATACCCCAGTGGTGTTTGAGATCTTTCGTAAAGAGTTTGAGCTGTTCATGGACTCTGTTCTGTTCAGTTGTGGGGAAGCTGGGGCAACCTCTGAGTACAAAGTCGCTCCCTCTGAAAAACCCAAGGAACATTTTGTTAGATTTGACTCGAGTGACTGCTCCTGTATCTGCACTTGTAGGAAGTTTGAGTTTATGGGTATTCCATGTTGCCATATGTTGAAGGTGCTCGATTACAGAAATATCAAAGAATTACCTCAGAGATATCTGTTGAAGCGATGGAGAAGGACTGCCAAGTCTGCAAATGAAGAAAACCAAGG GACACTCCTGTTTCTAATATGCATGAGAATTCATTTCGCAGAAGCTCATGATGCAG GTGACTTGAATCTAAACATTATTCCTTCTGCACGGTGCCTGCTCCACGATACTGGCGTTGAAGCAGTGAGAACAGGCCATGCGGAGCTCCCCCGAATAAAAGTTTCCAACTTGTAA
- the LOC4343903 gene encoding protein FAR1-RELATED SEQUENCE 5 isoform X2 — translation MRVWLGRVGGGDAMMHMLVAPDGGGGGEMPPPYGGAAAAPPPPMEQELELHRDNADDGLDGHVRCLRCGISGNATPHMRRGPDGPRTLCNACGIAYRKGKMRRMIEAEPPIDEAALAKLVPEVGMEFESEDKAYEFYNKYAGHVGFSVRKSTSHKSSGNITKVRTFVCSREGYNRDKKSLEAKKPRLDTRIGCPARLIIKVTPESKYRVTDFKADHNHQLAPPSTMHMLRSQRILTELQSGEAELSDDSVMTPTTKATGDLVVRQIGFLRSISLLPADYKNYLRSKRMKAMQLGDGGAILKYLQTMQMENPAFFYTMQIDEDDKLTNFFWADPKSREDFNYFGDVLCLDTTYKINGYGRPLSLFLGVNHHKQTIVFGAAMLYDESFESYRWLFESFKIAMHGKQPAVALVDQSIPLASAMAAAWPNTTQRTCAWHVYQNSLKHLNHVFQGSKTFAKDFSRCVFGYEEEEEFLFAWRSMLEKYDLRHNEWLSKLFDERERWALAYERHIFCADIISALQAESFSSVLKKFLGPQLDLLSFFKHYERAVDEHRYAELQADFQASQSYPRIPPAKMLKQAAHTYTPVVFEIFRKEFELFMDSVLFSCGEAGATSEYKVAPSEKPKEHFVRFDSSDCSCICTCRKFEFMGIPCCHMLKVLDYRNIKELPQRYLLKRWRRTAKSANEENQGYVANGNGSSLNSIVPPANHHGLQGFSAMIQDTPVSNMHENSFRRSS, via the exons ATGCGAGTGTGGCTTGGCAgggttggtggtggtgatgcCATGATGCACATGCTGGTGGCCCccgatggaggcggcggaggggagatgccgccgccgtacgggggagccgcggcggcgccgccgccgccgatggagcAGGAGCTGGAGCTCCACCGCGACAACGCCGACGACGGCCTCGACGGCCACGTGCG GTGCTTGAGGTGTGGTATATCCGGCAACGCGACGCCCCATATGCGCCGCGGCCCTGATGGCCCAAGAACTCTCTGTAATGCGTGCGGCATTGCGTACAGAAAG GGGAAAATGAGACGAATGATAGAAGCTGAACCACCTATAGATGAAGCTGCACTTGCTAAGCTGGTTCCTGAGGTAGGCATGGAATTTGAGAGTGAGGACAAGGCCTATGAATTCTACAACAAATATgctggacatgttggttttagTGTTCGGAAAAGTACATCACACAAATCTTCCGGAAATATTACCAAAGTAAGGACTTTTGTTTGCTCAAGGGAAGGTTACAACAGGGACAAAAAATCATTGGAAGCAAAGAAGCCAAGGCTGGATACAAGAATTGGTTGTCCAGCGCGGTTGATTATTAAAGTCACACCAGAGAGTAAATACAGAGTCACTGACTTCAAAGCGGACCACAATCATCAGCTGGCCCCTCCTTCGACAATGCATATGTTAAGGTCACAGAGGATATTGACAGAACTTCAGTCTGGGGAAGCAGAATTGTCAGATGATTCTGTCATGACACCTACAACAAAAGCAACCGGTGATCTTGTTGTGAGACAAATTGGTTTCCTTCGAAGTATCTCTCTCCTCCCAGCAGATTATAAGAATTATCTCCGTTCAAAGCGTATGAAGGCTATGCAACTCGGTGATGGTGGCGCAATATTGAAATATTTGCAGACAATGCAAATGGAAAATCCTGCTTTCTTTTACACCATGCAGATTGATGAAGACGACAAGCTAACCAACTTCTTTTGGGCTGACCCAAAATCTAGAGAAGACTTCAACTACTTTGGTGATGTCCTCTGTCTAGACACAACTTACAAAATAAATGGATATGGCAGACCATTGTCATTATTCCTCGGAGTGAATCATCACAAACAAACAATTGTTTTTGGTGCAGCTATGCTTTATGATGAATCATTTGAGTCATATAGGTGGCTGTTTGAGAGTTTTAAGATTGCTATGCATGGAAAACAACCAGCGGTAGCTTTAGTAGATCAATCTATTCCACTTGCTAGTGCAATGGCAGCAGCATGGCCAAATACTACTCAAAGAACTTGTGCTTGGCATGTATATCAGAACTCTCTTAAGCACCTTAATCATGTTTTCCAAGGTTCAAAAACATTTGCAAAGGATTTTAGCAGATGTGTATTTGGCtatgaggaagaggaagaattCTTGTTTGCCTGGAGAAGCATGCTAGAAAAGTATGATCTTAGGCATAATGAGTGGCTGTCTAAATTGTTTGATGAAAGGGAAAGATGGGCTTTGGCATATGAGAGACATATATTTTGTGCTGACATAATAAGTGCACTTCAAGCTGAAAGCTTCAGTAGTGTTCTGAAAAAGTTCTTGGGCCCTCAACTGGATTTACTGTCCTTCTTCAAGCATTATGAAAGAGCCGTAGATGAGCACCGCTATGCTGAGCTCCAAGCTGACTTCCAAGCTAGTCAAAGTTATCCAAGAATACCCCCAGCCAAGATGTTAAAGCAAGCTGCCCATACATATACCCCAGTGGTGTTTGAGATCTTTCGTAAAGAGTTTGAGCTGTTCATGGACTCTGTTCTGTTCAGTTGTGGGGAAGCTGGGGCAACCTCTGAGTACAAAGTCGCTCCCTCTGAAAAACCCAAGGAACATTTTGTTAGATTTGACTCGAGTGACTGCTCCTGTATCTGCACTTGTAGGAAGTTTGAGTTTATGGGTATTCCATGTTGCCATATGTTGAAGGTGCTCGATTACAGAAATATCAAAGAATTACCTCAGAGATATCTGTTGAAGCGATGGAGAAGGACTGCCAAGTCTGCAAATGAAGAAAACCAAGGGTATGTGGCAAATGGAAATGGTTCATCATTAAATTCCATTGTACCTCCTGCAAACCATCATGGTCTCCAAGGCTTCAGTGCAATGATTCAA GACACTCCTGTTTCTAATATGCATGAGAATTCATTTCGCAGAAGCTCATGA